One region of Catenuloplanes indicus genomic DNA includes:
- a CDS encoding endo alpha-1,4 polygalactosaminidase has protein sequence MTVTAAVAVLLGVGIGTANAGTRPWWDRWKPRPKPVASAPATPTPTPSAVATTKAPAPSVSPSRTTAAPSVTPATSKPAASPSVTAPATGAWTPPPANAGFDYQIGGAYAPPSGVTVVSRDSEASPAAGLYNICYINAFQVQPGAQSWWEKNHNDLLLRDKSGNLVIDEDWDEAMLDFSTAAKRAALTTVAAGWIDQCKAKGFQAIEPDNLDSYTRSNGLLTQAQAVEYAAALSAYAHGKGLAVGQKNLAELSTANAKKAGFDFAVAEECGAWNECDRYTATYGNNVVVIEYTQSGFTKACNGFGSKLSIVLRDVDVTAPGSRSYVFKGC, from the coding sequence GTGACGGTCACCGCGGCCGTGGCCGTGCTCCTCGGGGTCGGCATCGGCACCGCGAACGCGGGCACCCGCCCCTGGTGGGACCGGTGGAAGCCGCGGCCGAAGCCGGTCGCGTCCGCACCGGCCACGCCGACGCCCACGCCGTCCGCCGTCGCCACCACGAAGGCACCGGCGCCGAGCGTGTCGCCGTCGCGCACCACCGCCGCGCCGAGCGTCACCCCGGCCACGTCGAAGCCGGCGGCGTCACCGTCGGTGACCGCCCCCGCCACCGGCGCCTGGACGCCGCCGCCGGCGAACGCGGGCTTCGACTACCAGATCGGCGGGGCGTACGCGCCGCCGTCCGGCGTGACCGTGGTCAGCCGGGACAGCGAGGCCAGCCCGGCCGCGGGGCTCTACAACATCTGCTACATCAACGCGTTCCAGGTGCAGCCGGGCGCGCAGTCGTGGTGGGAGAAGAACCACAACGACCTGCTGCTGCGGGACAAGAGCGGCAACCTCGTGATCGACGAGGACTGGGACGAGGCGATGCTGGACTTCTCCACCGCGGCCAAGCGCGCCGCGCTGACCACGGTCGCGGCCGGCTGGATCGACCAGTGCAAGGCCAAGGGCTTCCAGGCGATCGAGCCGGACAACCTCGACTCGTACACCCGGTCCAACGGGTTGCTGACCCAGGCTCAGGCGGTGGAGTACGCGGCGGCGCTCTCCGCCTACGCACACGGCAAGGGCCTGGCCGTCGGTCAGAAGAACCTGGCGGAGCTGTCCACCGCGAACGCGAAGAAGGCCGGGTTCGACTTCGCGGTCGCCGAGGAGTGCGGGGCGTGGAACGAGTGCGACCGCTACACCGCTACGTACGGTAACAACGTCGTCGTGATCGAATACACTCAGAGCGGCTTCACGAAGGCGTGCAACGGGTTCGGCAGCAAGCTCTCGATCGTCCTGCGGGACGTCGACGTGACGGCGCCGGGGTCGCGTTCGTACGTGTTCAAGGGCTGCTGA
- a CDS encoding SigE family RNA polymerase sigma factor — protein sequence MSTNESTTVVTGRAEDFDDFVHGRGRALLRFAYVLSGDAHLAEDLVQEVLARMHRRWHKVTVMESPEAYVRTAIVRQFVSWRRRFSAREAILADVPEPAGVDEPQARVAARDQMWQLMAGLPRSQRAVLVLRFYEDLPDDEIAALLGCGQSTVRSQAARALARMRTMLSERGVGGDG from the coding sequence ATGAGCACCAACGAGTCGACGACGGTCGTCACCGGCCGTGCGGAGGACTTCGACGACTTCGTGCACGGCCGCGGCCGGGCGCTGCTGCGGTTCGCGTACGTGCTGTCCGGTGACGCGCACCTGGCGGAGGACCTGGTGCAGGAGGTGCTGGCGCGCATGCACCGGCGCTGGCACAAGGTCACCGTGATGGAGAGCCCGGAGGCGTACGTGCGGACCGCGATCGTGCGCCAGTTCGTCTCCTGGCGCCGGCGCTTCTCCGCCCGGGAGGCGATCCTCGCGGACGTGCCGGAGCCGGCCGGTGTCGACGAACCACAGGCGCGGGTGGCCGCCCGCGACCAGATGTGGCAGCTGATGGCCGGGCTGCCGCGCTCTCAGCGCGCGGTGCTGGTGCTGCGCTTCTACGAGGATCTGCCGGACGACGAGATCGCCGCGCTGCTGGGCTGCGGGCAGTCCACGGTCCGGTCCCAGGCGGCCCGCGCGCTGGCGAGGATGCGGACCATGTTGAGCGAGAGAGGAGTGGGCGGCGATGGATGA
- a CDS encoding AfsR/SARP family transcriptional regulator, with the protein MSHPVEPSFAVLGPLAVTGPDGTDVPLPPGRRRTLLAALLRGRNRWVDNDTLAAALWERADYPSSVSGSIKTYIHQLRKILPPGTDGEARLAGRGGAYRLTVAEGELDADVFSALAEAGMAALGQGDPAAAVRLEQRALALWRGDPEADALDTVTVRHLTELRWSARYTLADALIATGEAGEAIALARAMLTEDRLREPAWERLVVAQRAAGWQVDALASYEAARVLLLDTFGAEPGSRLREAYRALLTETADRPDPAAGPPTTGPAASGSRDAAPATSGPHAAAPATGSPAPASHAPGPAVAVTSPVPAAPPRRPVRADRRRVPAALLALVLAGVLVLAGGSATVAGRGLQRAGGVAGGVAAAPRILFGLGPDPVRAGKSPLMQSGIGMVTTWYHKQGDLERFEGWRADVIPQTYASGLAMHVIVGTWEDGESLDTRFGHACGQPYPLSDEFVPDMRRLAAAFAGRADGPPLYISMFSGLQHLTCADNGYLDDPATTNYYMALKERYLELIRVMRAAAPNLRIALNWDGWNASHDDPENGAGRSMFQYFVEVMRASDFQSFGAFTEDGNADHIAQMVGVLGAHGPVMVSHYGPHEDSLAVYLDDLHRTFPPEALARLVADGLFAFSFKDPDLQRESPELMTLTTGIVQDYGQFPPAR; encoded by the coding sequence TTGTCTCATCCCGTGGAGCCGTCGTTCGCCGTGCTGGGCCCGCTCGCCGTGACCGGGCCGGACGGGACCGACGTGCCGCTGCCGCCCGGCCGCCGCCGCACGCTGCTCGCCGCGCTGCTGCGCGGGCGCAACCGCTGGGTCGACAACGACACGCTGGCCGCGGCGCTCTGGGAGCGCGCCGACTACCCCAGCTCGGTCAGCGGCAGCATCAAGACCTACATCCACCAACTGCGCAAGATCCTCCCACCGGGTACGGACGGGGAGGCACGCCTGGCCGGCCGTGGCGGCGCCTACCGGCTCACGGTGGCGGAGGGCGAGCTGGACGCGGACGTGTTCAGTGCGCTGGCCGAGGCCGGGATGGCCGCGCTCGGGCAGGGCGACCCGGCCGCGGCCGTGCGGCTGGAGCAGCGGGCGCTGGCGCTGTGGCGCGGCGACCCGGAGGCGGACGCGCTCGACACGGTCACCGTCCGGCACCTGACCGAGCTGCGCTGGAGCGCGCGGTACACGCTGGCCGACGCGCTGATCGCGACCGGCGAGGCGGGCGAGGCGATCGCGCTGGCTCGCGCGATGCTGACCGAGGACCGGCTGCGCGAGCCGGCCTGGGAGCGGCTGGTCGTCGCGCAGCGCGCGGCCGGCTGGCAGGTGGACGCGCTGGCCAGCTACGAGGCGGCGCGCGTGCTGCTGCTGGACACGTTCGGCGCGGAGCCGGGCAGCCGGCTCCGCGAGGCCTACCGGGCGCTGCTCACCGAGACCGCGGACCGGCCGGACCCGGCCGCCGGCCCACCGACCACGGGCCCGGCGGCCTCCGGCTCCCGCGATGCGGCTCCTGCGACGTCAGGCCCGCACGCCGCGGCCCCGGCGACGGGCTCCCCGGCGCCTGCGTCGCACGCCCCCGGCCCGGCGGTGGCCGTGACGTCGCCGGTGCCGGCCGCGCCGCCCCGGCGGCCGGTGCGGGCGGACCGGCGGCGGGTGCCGGCCGCGCTGCTCGCGCTGGTGCTGGCCGGGGTGCTGGTGCTGGCCGGCGGGTCGGCCACGGTAGCCGGTCGCGGTCTCCAGCGGGCCGGTGGCGTCGCGGGCGGGGTGGCGGCCGCGCCGCGGATCCTCTTCGGCCTCGGGCCGGACCCGGTGCGGGCCGGGAAGTCACCGCTGATGCAGTCCGGCATCGGCATGGTCACCACCTGGTACCACAAGCAGGGCGACCTGGAGCGGTTCGAGGGCTGGCGGGCCGACGTGATCCCGCAGACGTACGCGTCCGGTCTGGCCATGCACGTGATCGTCGGCACCTGGGAGGACGGCGAGTCGCTGGACACCCGGTTCGGCCACGCGTGCGGTCAGCCCTACCCGCTGTCCGACGAGTTCGTGCCGGACATGCGGCGGCTGGCGGCCGCATTCGCGGGCCGGGCGGACGGGCCGCCGCTGTACATCTCGATGTTCTCCGGCCTCCAGCACCTGACCTGCGCGGACAACGGCTACCTCGACGACCCGGCGACCACGAACTACTACATGGCGCTCAAGGAGCGATACCTCGAGCTGATCCGGGTGATGCGGGCCGCCGCACCGAACCTGCGCATCGCGCTGAACTGGGACGGCTGGAACGCCTCCCACGACGACCCGGAGAACGGCGCCGGCCGGTCGATGTTCCAGTATTTCGTGGAGGTCATGCGCGCGTCCGACTTCCAGAGCTTCGGCGCGTTCACCGAGGACGGCAACGCGGACCACATCGCGCAGATGGTCGGCGTGCTCGGCGCGCACGGCCCGGTGATGGTCTCGCACTACGGCCCGCACGAGGACTCGCTCGCCGTCTACCTGGACGACCTGCACCGCACGTTCCCGCCGGAGGCGCTGGCCCGGCTGGTCGCGGACGGCCTGTTCGCGTTCAGTTTCAAGGACCCGGACCTGCAGCGCGAGTCACCCGAGCTGATGACGCTGACCACCGGCATCGTGCAGGACTACGGCCAGTTCCCGCCCGCCCGCTGA
- a CDS encoding glycoside hydrolase family 16 protein, whose translation MRTHLAAAAAGLVVITGTGIAVAQAAPAADAVTRTGSLVNTCANPVVDRDVTGWGRHGTGAAGARVAIGAHVVADHAYRQPSGNGVNPEMYLPQKDVTEAERWRFAMDTWVSGTTAAVTARMQVDWYGPASAYLGHSNGAEVPVTPNAVETWTRVAGEFTAPGGATRANVTAQLTGPAGMTWSATACDYQPISLPDPTTPPATPPPGGADTAAQRYNWGTPLPASDEFDYGSAAAPAKPDATKWTLAGSEASGCWEGHNGNGRRCEENSRVLGGIMRMTGEAGGDTGLLGSKFAQRYGRWEVRARSQATSANNGKQYHPVLLLWPDDEEWPEGAEYDYLENSAPGEQCAEAFMHYPNHQPKVQEHATKCNVDLTQWHNFAFEWTPQHVKGFIDGQQWFVFSADCIQCAPGPMFQTIQLDNFHGTGLQTAIFEVDWARVYSL comes from the coding sequence ATGCGGACTCATCTGGCCGCCGCGGCCGCCGGGCTCGTGGTCATCACCGGAACCGGGATCGCCGTGGCACAGGCCGCACCCGCGGCCGACGCCGTGACACGCACCGGATCACTGGTCAACACGTGCGCGAACCCGGTCGTGGACCGGGACGTCACCGGCTGGGGCCGGCACGGCACCGGCGCGGCCGGCGCGCGGGTCGCGATCGGCGCGCACGTCGTGGCCGATCACGCCTATCGCCAGCCGTCCGGGAACGGCGTGAACCCGGAGATGTACCTGCCGCAGAAGGACGTCACCGAGGCCGAGCGCTGGCGGTTCGCGATGGACACCTGGGTCAGCGGCACCACCGCGGCGGTGACCGCGCGGATGCAGGTGGACTGGTACGGCCCGGCCAGTGCCTACCTCGGCCACTCCAACGGCGCCGAGGTCCCGGTCACGCCGAACGCGGTGGAGACGTGGACCCGAGTCGCCGGCGAGTTCACCGCGCCGGGCGGCGCCACCCGCGCGAACGTGACCGCGCAACTGACCGGCCCGGCCGGGATGACCTGGTCCGCGACCGCCTGCGACTACCAGCCGATCTCGTTGCCGGACCCGACGACCCCGCCGGCCACCCCGCCGCCGGGCGGCGCGGACACCGCGGCGCAGCGCTACAACTGGGGCACCCCGCTGCCGGCGTCCGACGAGTTCGACTACGGCAGCGCGGCCGCGCCCGCGAAACCGGACGCGACGAAGTGGACGCTGGCCGGCAGCGAGGCCAGCGGCTGCTGGGAGGGGCACAACGGCAACGGGCGGCGCTGCGAGGAGAACAGCCGGGTGCTGGGCGGCATCATGCGGATGACCGGCGAGGCCGGCGGCGACACCGGCCTGCTGGGCAGCAAGTTCGCGCAGCGGTACGGCCGGTGGGAGGTGCGGGCCCGCTCGCAGGCCACGTCCGCGAACAACGGCAAGCAGTACCACCCGGTGCTGCTGCTCTGGCCGGACGACGAGGAGTGGCCGGAGGGCGCGGAGTACGACTACCTGGAGAACAGCGCGCCCGGCGAGCAGTGCGCCGAGGCGTTCATGCACTACCCGAACCACCAGCCGAAGGTGCAGGAGCATGCGACGAAGTGCAACGTCGACCTGACCCAGTGGCACAACTTCGCGTTCGAGTGGACGCCGCAGCACGTCAAGGGCTTCATCGACGGGCAGCAGTGGTTCGTGTTCAGCGCGGACTGCATCCAGTGCGCGCCCGGCCCGATGTTCCAGACGATCCAGCTGGACAACTTCCACGGCACCGGCCTGCAGACCGCGATCTTCGAGGTCGACTGGGCACGGGTCTACTCGCTGTGA
- a CDS encoding response regulator transcription factor, translating to MDVVTIRVGVAGMRPVVAEGVRSWLRQDPRLAVTEAEDADVLVCDSGACVLGLHRRPVVVFTVDRDRRELIAEILAAVPHGRGTAPRIVPHLSAREHAALCWWLGSLTKASVARRMGISPHTVEMYIKRIRQKYAELGHHLPTKADLLVRAVADGLYTPAGLAGHRTHSE from the coding sequence ATGGATGTGGTGACGATCCGCGTCGGCGTCGCCGGCATGCGTCCGGTGGTGGCCGAGGGTGTGCGCTCCTGGCTGCGGCAGGACCCACGGCTGGCGGTGACCGAGGCCGAGGACGCGGACGTGCTGGTGTGCGACTCCGGCGCGTGCGTCCTCGGCCTGCACCGCCGTCCGGTCGTGGTGTTCACCGTGGACCGGGACCGGCGCGAGTTGATCGCCGAGATCCTGGCGGCCGTGCCACACGGGCGGGGCACGGCTCCCAGGATCGTCCCGCACCTGTCCGCGCGCGAGCACGCGGCGCTGTGCTGGTGGCTCGGCTCGCTGACCAAGGCGTCGGTGGCCCGCCGGATGGGCATCTCACCGCACACGGTGGAGATGTACATCAAACGGATCCGGCAGAAGTACGCGGAGCTGGGCCACCACCTGCCGACCAAGGCGGACCTGCTGGTGCGGGCGGTGGCCGACGGGCTCTACACCCCGGCCGGGCTCGCCGGCCACCGGACTCACAGCGAGTAG